From Plasmodium malariae genome assembly, chromosome: 8:
aaTTTTCCATGCTTCAAGCTAATTTACTTTATTCTCACTCTTACAGTGtacaccttttttttttgttcatatattagatgcaagtttcttttttttttaattatttcgcTACTACTTGTTTCCTTCTACTTTTCTAATATCAACTGATTAATAGTATACGTTGAtgttttccatatttttgctttttaaaattttgtatattcgTGTCTATGAAATATGTGAAGTTTAACTATCACGCTTTTATCATACTCTCATCAAATACGACATTCATAAATCTATTATCAGTATttcatttctatttttcctttttaaaaatgcatttattatgatacttttgtttattctttcaaattaactattttttttaagtgtcttctttttttcttttacctctattaaatattataattcatatgaTATATTAGTTACAAATGTTTCACTTATTGTAATTTCATTTGTACGATTATTACTACGGCTCTTATAGTATCGTGTAATATTCTGTAGAATTTATAACAttgcacataaatataccAATTGTTTCAGAAAACTCTTCCTgcattttcttattttttatgtttaaacttcttttcttttttcttttattttttttagggGAATAATCAATTGCatatttagtttttttcTGATATGAAATTAGAAGCTATATTAACTTTATAATCTAATAAccaaaattatgaaaagcTGAAAAATTCATCATatagttaataaaaaatattaaagttaGGCATTTCAAATATACCCAAAAAGCAGATATGTTTTTTACATCAATTCatagaattataataaatgcattaatacaattttcttttattttacacaTTTAAAGATTtttctacaaaaaaatatatgtattttaaaagaaaaattaacataCCATATGAAAATACCTATATATGGATTCTcctatttttgtaattaagttaatttttaaataaacagattgttctttaaaataaatttcttccttagatacaaaataaaagttgTACATAAATTCAAATATCCTATGAAATTACTCCATTTTGTAGgaattattattgtatttttagaacaaatttattttaacgaATGTTGTATCCAATTGTATAACAAATTTATTGCACTTCCCAATTTACttacctttttttatgttatattataaatatgctTTTACGACATGCTTTTACGTGAGCACactattttgtattttcaacttacattttttcatgataaaaattaagtacaCAATATCAACAACAAAAAATCTAGCAAAATATACGAATGATTTACTCTTAAAATATTCTGTACATAtctataataattttcatttgaaatatgtaaagtatttacacttttttaaaacatatttttattaacattaattttaatataaacttTTTGTTGAAAGTTTTAATAAAGAACTTTTTAAGTGCCATAATGTCTAAATAAAACTATATTTAAAGagttttattatacatatgtataaatatattaataattcataaattcaataaaattatgtaaaaatatggaTTTCATTAATTATACTAATTATACAAGTGTAATATTTAAGctgttaaattaaatatacctttatgtaacaaataaatttccTATAGGAAGTATAAGATATTAATTCAAAggaatgtataaaatataaaaatcataaaaGATTTAtgacaaaatattataatcctactattaaaataactcttaaaaaatatatttatacatatacaggcatagaacaatattatttctaaaatacataataggTGTTATTACACATTATTCTAACAGCATgtgtaataaattttctgTGTGTATTAATGCTAcaacatattatttaaaatattttattaggtataaaatattttattaaatgataatataaaaatgaatacacgaaaagaaaaaagaattaatattttaatatcttatgaacaaataaaacgGTGctgaagaaaaattaaaaggtagaaaataaaaaaagagaaaagaaaagaaatttcatttcatatacatacgttttaatttttttttttttctctttctgccttttaattttttaatataataagaagTTAGTACAAATGATATGACACTCAATATAATGGGAACTATTACATATTCCATAGCAGATAATGCTACGCTACCAACAAAAAATAGCGTTGATAAAAAcggtattttttttgaaattttcttgtcatgttttttataatacgcgtcaaaatgtttttctatatcagaatttttttttttcactaattttccttttatatgGTCATAATCATTATTCTTTGTAACTGTGTAAAAATCTTTCAAATGggatatatctttatttttaaaagatgtGTGTTCATTGTCAATAATCTgtgaataataattattatcatcatcttcatcatcatcatcttcATCGGACATATAATCATCATTAGGATGTGtgaaatacattttatcataatttgGGAAATTAGAATATTCGAAGGATGGGTAATCATTTCTTTCCGCATGAGGATAATCATATCGTTGCGTCGGAGTATAGTTATTTCGAGGAGAAGGAGAACAGTCATTACGTTGCGCGAGTGAATAATTACTTCCTTGCCAGCTTGAGTAATTTCTGTTTTCAAAGTTTGGGTAATTGGCATCTTCAAAAGATGGATCATCATCACCATCAAATGGTGAATCATCATTATCTTGGAAATTTGGACAATTACCATGATTATAGGATGGGAATTTATTACcttgaaaaacaaaataattaggACTTTCAAAATGAGGAAATTTCTTCTGATCATAATATGAATTCGTTAATTGTCGTACATTGTGAAAATAATCAAAGTCATTCTTGTTGATTCCATCTGTTATATGTTCACAAAAATCATCGTTCATGCTTTGAAACTTGCTTCCAACTTCTGCTAAGGATCTGttatctttaaaatttaatacatCCTGGACTTTACATTGTTTGTCTAATAAGATTTTATTGATgttctaaaaaatatgataggaaacaacattaatataatatatttgtttttatataacatattaattttttaacttaaaaaagaaaaaaactttataaaatattaaaaataagtacaaaaaacaatgtaaaatttcttgcaagtaaaattattacatcaTCAAATAAAGGTT
This genomic window contains:
- the PmUG01_08017700 gene encoding Plasmodium exported protein, unknown function, which translates into the protein MGILRGYSKKGEISMFMSSFFTKAFLLIASVWNLEPLFDDNINKILLDKQCKVQDVLNFKDNRSLAEVGSKFQSMNDDFCEHITDGINKNDFDYFHNVRQLTNSYYDQKKFPHFESPNYFVFQGNKFPSYNHGNCPNFQDNDDSPFDGDDDPSFEDANYPNFENRNYSSWQGSNYSLAQRNDCSPSPRNNYTPTQRYDYPHAERNDYPSFEYSNFPNYDKMYFTHPNDDYMSDEDDDDEDDDNNYYSQIIDNEHTSFKNKDISHLKDFYTVTKNNDYDHIKGKLVKKKNSDIEKHFDAYYKKHDKKISKKIPFLSTLFFVGSVALSAMEYVIVPIILSVISFVLTSYYIKKLKGRKRKKKKLKRMYMK